One Azospirillum sp. TSA2s genomic region harbors:
- a CDS encoding MOSC domain-containing protein: MNATLTAIRRYPVKGMSGQDLPATDLTAGQAIPLDRRYGLLHGPAALDTETEGWRLPSDFFTLDRTEKLAALQTEFDEATRALIIRRGGRQVSRGRLDQPMGRTLLEQFFAAYLAGIVPGMPRLIEARHGAFGNSEEPSVTLLNLASLHDLEERIAKQPVDPRRLRANLLVDGIDPWAERGWIGRTLTVGAATLEVVEALDCTPGNDVNPDTGVADLSLPNIMERGYGHSQILLRARVTGDGRIAVGDPVTPAE; the protein is encoded by the coding sequence ATGAACGCCACACTGACCGCCATCCGCCGCTATCCCGTCAAGGGCATGAGCGGCCAGGACCTTCCCGCCACCGACCTGACCGCCGGCCAGGCGATTCCGCTCGACCGCCGTTACGGCCTGCTGCACGGCCCGGCGGCGCTGGATACCGAGACGGAGGGCTGGCGCCTGCCGTCGGACTTCTTCACGCTGGACCGCACCGAAAAGCTGGCGGCGCTGCAGACCGAATTCGACGAGGCGACGCGGGCGCTGATCATCCGCCGCGGCGGACGACAGGTGTCGCGCGGCCGGTTGGACCAGCCGATGGGCCGCACGCTGCTGGAACAGTTCTTCGCCGCCTATCTGGCCGGGATCGTCCCCGGCATGCCCCGACTGATCGAGGCGCGGCACGGCGCCTTCGGCAACAGCGAAGAACCGTCGGTCACGCTGCTGAACCTCGCCAGCCTGCACGATCTGGAAGAGCGGATCGCCAAGCAGCCGGTCGATCCCCGGCGCCTGCGGGCCAACCTGCTGGTGGACGGCATCGATCCCTGGGCGGAACGCGGCTGGATCGGCCGGACCCTGACCGTGGGTGCCGCGACGCTGGAGGTGGTGGAGGCGCTGGACTGCACGCCCGGCAACGACGTTAACCCGGACACCGGCGTCGCCGACCTGAGCCTGCCGAACATCATGGAGCGCGGCTATGGCCACAGCCAAATCCTGCTGCGTGCCCGGGTGACAGGCGACGGCCGGATCGCGGTGGGCGACCCGGTCACGCCGGCCGAATAA
- the hemA gene encoding glutamyl-tRNA reductase: MTTTSYLVIGASHRTCSGVVRDRLSTDEAEVAGMLDRLRAAGVGQAVWLSTCDRVEVQAVHERPNEAALAIAEAMADRAGLSTTDLAPQLYTRTGIDAVRHLFAVACSLDSQIVGEPHILGQLKAAHRSAAGAGLTGPELEAVLQAAYAAAKRVRSETPIAEGATSLAAAAIQVARDLHGDIRRCGALLVGLGDMGALVLEGLREAGLLRLTVAAPVDRRAEAAARRLDGHFAPWADLETAMTGADILVTAAGLGRYILTAPMMEAVLKRRRRRPVFVVDAAIPSDVDPAVAGMDGAFVYDLGDLERVALQGRVGREAATQAAWMIVDEAVAAFARDRAERAAVPAVAALRTHFEAERRRLLAGHADLDAASATRLLVNRLLHAPSEALRALAADGSGEGLAERAAAERLMFRLFGLDRLTGAALEETERDKDERREPGREVR; this comes from the coding sequence GTGACCACCACCTCCTACCTCGTCATCGGCGCCAGCCACCGGACCTGTTCCGGCGTCGTCCGCGACCGCCTGTCCACCGACGAGGCGGAAGTGGCGGGCATGCTGGACCGGCTGCGCGCCGCCGGAGTGGGTCAGGCGGTGTGGCTCAGCACCTGCGACCGGGTGGAGGTGCAGGCCGTCCACGAGCGCCCGAACGAGGCGGCGCTGGCGATCGCCGAGGCGATGGCCGACCGGGCCGGGCTGTCCACCACCGATCTGGCGCCGCAGCTCTACACCCGAACCGGCATCGACGCCGTGCGCCACCTGTTCGCGGTGGCCTGCTCGCTCGACAGCCAGATCGTCGGTGAGCCGCATATCCTGGGCCAGCTGAAGGCCGCCCACCGCAGCGCCGCCGGCGCCGGACTGACCGGGCCGGAGTTGGAGGCGGTGCTGCAGGCCGCCTATGCCGCCGCCAAGCGGGTGCGCAGCGAGACTCCCATCGCGGAGGGCGCCACCTCGCTGGCCGCCGCCGCCATCCAGGTGGCGCGCGACCTGCACGGCGACATCAGGCGCTGCGGTGCCCTGCTGGTGGGGTTGGGCGATATGGGCGCCCTGGTGCTGGAGGGACTGCGCGAGGCCGGGCTGCTGCGGCTGACCGTCGCAGCACCGGTGGACCGGCGGGCGGAAGCCGCGGCGCGGCGGCTCGACGGGCATTTCGCCCCCTGGGCCGATCTGGAGACGGCGATGACCGGCGCCGATATCCTGGTGACCGCGGCCGGTCTTGGGCGCTATATCCTCACGGCTCCGATGATGGAGGCGGTGCTGAAGCGCCGCCGGCGCCGGCCGGTCTTCGTGGTCGATGCCGCCATTCCGTCGGACGTCGACCCGGCGGTCGCCGGCATGGACGGCGCCTTCGTCTATGATCTGGGCGATCTGGAGCGGGTGGCGTTGCAGGGCCGCGTCGGGCGCGAGGCGGCGACCCAGGCGGCCTGGATGATCGTGGACGAGGCGGTGGCCGCCTTTGCCCGCGACCGTGCGGAACGCGCCGCGGTGCCTGCCGTGGCGGCGCTCCGCACCCATTTCGAGGCGGAGCGTCGGCGCCTGCTGGCCGGGCATGCCGATCTGGACGCGGCGTCGGCGACGCGGCTGCTGGTCAACCGGCTGCTGCACGCCCCGTCGGAGGCGTTGCGGGCACTGGCCGCCGACGGCAGCGGCGAGGGGCTGGCCGAACGGGCCGCGGCCGAACGGCTGATGTTCCGCCTGTTTGGGCTGGACAGGCTGACCGGGGCGGCACTGGAAGAGACTGAACGGGATAAGGACGAGCGACGTGAGCCTGGACGAGAAGTTCGATAA
- the prfA gene encoding peptide chain release factor 1 — protein sequence MSLDEKFDKVMARYDELRDTLAAGLTESGDFARLSKEYADLTPIAEAIAELKKGRAEAADLAEMIADAGADPEMKAMAEEEFHALTKRIPELERKVQISLLPKDEADEKNAILEVRAGTGGDEAALFAAELFEMYRRYAGLRGWRFEAMDVSETGIGGYKEATANITGRGVFARLKFESGVHRVQRVPATEAQGRIHTSAATVAVLPEAEEVDIHIDEKDLRIDVFRSSGPGGQSVNTTDSAVRITHLPTGLVVSQQDEKSQHKNKAKALKVLRARLYDMERAAKDAVRAADRKNQVGSGDRSERIRTYNFPQGRVTDHRINLTLYKIDKVMAGEALDELVDALIAEDEAARLAELG from the coding sequence GTGAGCCTGGACGAGAAGTTCGATAAGGTGATGGCCCGGTACGACGAGCTGCGCGACACGCTTGCGGCCGGCCTGACCGAGTCCGGCGACTTCGCCCGGCTGTCCAAGGAATATGCCGACCTCACCCCGATCGCCGAGGCCATCGCGGAGCTGAAGAAGGGCCGTGCCGAGGCCGCCGATCTGGCGGAGATGATCGCCGACGCGGGCGCCGATCCCGAGATGAAGGCGATGGCGGAGGAGGAATTCCACGCCCTGACCAAGCGCATCCCGGAGTTGGAGCGCAAGGTGCAGATCTCGCTTCTGCCCAAGGACGAGGCGGACGAGAAGAACGCCATCCTGGAGGTGCGTGCCGGCACCGGCGGCGACGAGGCCGCCCTGTTCGCCGCCGAGCTGTTCGAGATGTACCGCCGCTATGCCGGCCTGCGGGGCTGGCGGTTCGAGGCGATGGACGTCAGCGAGACCGGCATCGGCGGCTACAAGGAAGCCACCGCCAACATCACCGGCCGCGGCGTGTTCGCCCGGCTGAAGTTCGAGTCCGGCGTCCACCGCGTCCAGCGCGTGCCGGCGACCGAGGCGCAGGGCCGCATCCACACGTCGGCCGCCACCGTCGCCGTGCTGCCCGAGGCGGAGGAGGTGGACATCCACATCGACGAGAAGGATCTGCGGATCGACGTCTTCCGCTCCTCCGGTCCCGGCGGCCAGTCGGTCAACACCACCGACAGCGCCGTGCGTATCACCCACCTGCCGACCGGGCTGGTGGTGAGCCAGCAGGACGAGAAATCGCAGCACAAGAACAAGGCCAAGGCGCTGAAGGTGCTGCGCGCCCGGCTGTACGACATGGAGCGCGCCGCCAAGGACGCCGTCCGCGCCGCCGACCGCAAGAACCAGGTCGGCAGCGGCGACCGCTCGGAACGCATCCGCACCTACAATTTTCCCCAGGGGCGGGTGACCGACCACCGCATCAACCTGACGCTCTACAAGATTGACAAGGTGATGGCCGGCGAAGCGCTGGACGAACTGGTCGACGCGCTGATCGCCGAGGACGAGGCGGCACGTTTGGCGGAGTTGGGGTGA
- the ispG gene encoding flavodoxin-dependent (E)-4-hydroxy-3-methylbut-2-enyl-diphosphate synthase: MTVRAYRQILRRKSRQIRVGNVLVGGDAPISVQTMTNTPTTDVKATVEQIQAAERVGADIVRVSCPDRESALALKDIVRQVKVPIVADIHFHYKRAIEAAESGAACLRINPGNIGSAERVREVVKAAKDHGCSMRIGVNAGSLEQDLLEKYGEPCPEAMVESALNHAKILEDNDFREFKISVKASDAFLAVAAYQGLAEACDYPLHIGITEAGGLRAGTVKSSIGLGMLLWSGIGDTLRVSLSAEPAEEVLVGYDILKSLGLRRRGVTVISCPSCARQNFNVIKTVELLEQKLAHITTPLTLSVIGCVVNGPGEARETDIGLTGGGNNTHQVYLSGVTDHRLKDQDIVQHLVGLVEKKAAEIEAVKAAAEAAEAETTRETKRDVAPAAE; this comes from the coding sequence ATGACCGTCCGCGCCTACCGCCAGATCCTTCGCCGCAAATCGCGCCAGATTCGCGTCGGCAACGTGTTGGTCGGCGGCGATGCGCCGATCTCGGTCCAGACCATGACCAACACGCCGACCACCGACGTCAAGGCGACGGTGGAGCAGATCCAGGCTGCCGAGCGGGTGGGGGCGGACATCGTCCGCGTCTCCTGCCCCGACCGTGAGTCGGCGCTGGCGCTGAAGGACATCGTCCGGCAGGTGAAGGTACCGATCGTCGCCGACATCCATTTCCACTACAAGCGCGCCATCGAGGCGGCGGAGAGCGGTGCTGCCTGCCTGCGCATCAACCCCGGCAACATCGGCTCGGCCGAGCGGGTGCGCGAGGTGGTGAAGGCGGCCAAAGACCATGGCTGTTCGATGCGCATCGGCGTCAATGCCGGCTCTCTGGAGCAGGATTTGCTGGAGAAATACGGCGAGCCCTGCCCGGAGGCGATGGTCGAAAGCGCGCTGAACCATGCGAAGATCCTGGAGGACAACGATTTCCGCGAGTTCAAGATCTCGGTGAAGGCATCGGATGCCTTCCTGGCCGTCGCCGCCTATCAGGGCTTGGCGGAGGCCTGCGATTACCCGTTGCACATCGGCATCACCGAGGCGGGCGGCCTGCGCGCCGGGACGGTGAAGTCGTCGATCGGGCTGGGCATGCTGCTGTGGTCGGGGATCGGCGACACGCTGCGCGTCTCGCTGTCGGCCGAACCGGCGGAAGAGGTGCTGGTCGGCTACGACATCCTGAAATCGCTGGGCCTGCGCCGGCGCGGCGTCACCGTGATCTCCTGCCCCAGCTGCGCGCGGCAGAACTTCAACGTCATCAAGACGGTGGAACTGCTGGAGCAGAAGCTGGCCCACATCACCACGCCGCTGACCCTGTCGGTGATCGGCTGCGTCGTGAACGGACCGGGCGAGGCGCGGGAGACCGACATCGGCCTGACCGGCGGCGGCAACAACACCCATCAGGTCTATCTGTCCGGCGTCACCGACCATCGGCTGAAGGACCAGGACATCGTCCAGCATCTGGTCGGGCTGGTCGAGAAGAAGGCGGCAGAGATCGAGGCGGTGAAGGCCGCGGCAGAGGCTGCCGAAGCCGAAACCACCCGAGAAACCAAGCGAGACGTGGCCCCCGCCGCAGAGTAA
- the prmC gene encoding peptide chain release factor N(5)-glutamine methyltransferase yields the protein MNLRTLRTQAEARLREAGVDTPELDARYLLEHALTLTRTDFVTKAEQTIPDNDAARALALVERRAAREPVGRILGHREFWTIDLALNPDTLEPRPDTETVVEAVLAAIPDRRANLKLIDFGTGTGCILLALLSELPNATGLGVDLSPLAMEAAAGNAERNGLADRARFQTGDWAKGITDRFDIVVSNPPYIPSADIAALEPEVREHDPLRALDGGPDGLEPYRILAAELPRLLVPGGLAAFEVGQGQAEDVAALVEAQGLGETAILCDLGGVKRCIRARKGL from the coding sequence ATGAACCTCCGCACCCTGCGTACCCAGGCCGAGGCGCGGCTGCGCGAGGCTGGCGTCGATACGCCGGAACTCGACGCCCGCTACCTGCTCGAACATGCGCTGACGCTTACCCGAACCGACTTCGTTACGAAGGCGGAACAGACTATCCCCGACAACGATGCCGCCCGCGCCCTGGCGCTGGTCGAGCGTCGTGCAGCGCGGGAGCCGGTGGGGCGCATCCTGGGGCACCGGGAGTTCTGGACCATCGACCTCGCCCTCAACCCCGACACGCTGGAACCCAGGCCGGACACCGAGACCGTGGTGGAGGCGGTGCTCGCCGCCATCCCCGACCGAAGGGCCAATCTAAAGCTGATCGATTTCGGAACCGGAACGGGTTGCATCCTGCTGGCGCTGCTGTCGGAACTGCCGAACGCCACCGGTCTCGGCGTCGATCTCAGCCCGTTGGCGATGGAGGCGGCGGCCGGGAATGCGGAGCGCAACGGGCTGGCGGATCGGGCCCGTTTCCAGACCGGCGATTGGGCCAAGGGCATCACGGATCGTTTCGATATCGTGGTGTCCAACCCGCCCTACATCCCCAGCGCCGACATCGCCGCGCTGGAGCCGGAGGTGCGGGAGCACGACCCGCTTCGCGCGCTGGATGGCGGGCCGGACGGGCTGGAGCCTTACCGCATCCTAGCCGCCGAACTGCCGCGCCTGCTGGTCCCCGGGGGGCTGGCTGCCTTCGAGGTCGGGCAGGGGCAGGCGGAGGACGTGGCGGCGCTGGTCGAGGCGCAGGGCTTGGGCGAGACCGCGATCTTGTGTGACCTTGGTGGGGTAAAGCGTTGCATCAGGGCACGAAAGGGGCTGTGA
- a CDS encoding DUF4167 domain-containing protein, translated as MRQGPNSRRSRGRGNSGGGGSGGGGGGGGGAGRRQNVPLRHQTFDSNGPDVRIRGNAWQVQEKYQALARDAMSSGDRVQAENYLQHAEHYLRIINQIQESENRQRGGQPGNGHGHQSQSASHAGDDDDQGAEDETDGEERAAVNA; from the coding sequence ATGAGACAGGGACCGAACTCCAGGCGTTCGCGTGGTCGTGGCAACAGCGGCGGCGGGGGCAGCGGCGGTGGTGGTGGCGGGGGCGGCGGTGCCGGCCGGCGCCAGAACGTTCCGCTGCGTCATCAGACCTTCGACAGCAACGGCCCCGACGTCCGCATCCGCGGCAATGCGTGGCAGGTGCAGGAAAAATATCAGGCGCTGGCCCGCGACGCGATGTCGTCCGGCGACCGCGTGCAGGCGGAAAACTACCTGCAGCATGCGGAGCACTATCTCCGCATCATCAACCAGATCCAGGAATCGGAAAACCGCCAGCGCGGCGGCCAGCCCGGCAACGGGCATGGTCATCAGTCGCAGAGCGCCTCGCATGCCGGCGATGACGACGACCAGGGCGCCGAGGACGAGACCGACGGCGAGGAACGGGCGGCCGTCAACGCCTGA
- the clpB gene encoding ATP-dependent chaperone ClpB, with the protein MDFEQYTERSRGFIQSAQTLAVRRGHQRLTPEHLLKTLLDDKEGLAANLIRAAGGDPKAALSAVDAELDKLPKVEGSGAGQLYLTPELSRVFEQAEKVAEKAGDSFVTAERILLALAMADGTPSGKALKSAGVTPQALNTAINDIRKGRTADSASAEQGYDALKKYARDLTAAARDGKLDPVIGRDEEIRRTIQVLARRTKNNPVLIGEPGVGKTAIVEGLAQRIVKGDVPEGLKNKQLLSLDLGALVAGAKYRGEFEERLKAVLSEIQAAAGEIVVFIDELHTLVGAGKSDGAMDASNMLKPALARGELHCVGATTLDEFRKYIEKDAALARRFQPVFVSEPTVEDTISILRGLKERYEVHHGVRITDSAIVSAATLSNRYITDRFLPDKAIDLIDEAASRLRMAVDSKPEAIDELDRRIIQLKIEREALKREQDAASRDRLTNLERELSDLEQESAELTAKWQAEKDQLQGAQKIKEDLEKARTELETSQRDGNWGRAGELAYGVIPGLEKALKDAEEHASSRMLNEEVRDSDIAAVVSRWTGVPVDKMLAGEREKLLAMEEKLRGRVIGQDEAIVAVSNAVRRARAGLQDPNRPIGSFLFLGPTGVGKTELTKALAEFLFDDETAMVRLDMSEYMEKHSVARMIGAPPGYVGYEEGGALTEAVRRRPYQVVLFDEVEKAHPDVFNVLLQVLDDGRLTDGQGRTVDFRNVVIIMTSNLGSQALAEQPEGEDSAAVRDEVMEAVRAHFRPEFLNRLDEILLFHRLDRRHMGGIVKIQLGRLTKMLADREITLTVDEAATEWLAEAGYDPVYGARPLKRVIQRELQNPMATLILEGRIKDGQTVAVGAEGGSLTIDGQPVSGLVRKG; encoded by the coding sequence ATGGATTTCGAGCAATACACCGAGCGTAGCCGCGGGTTCATTCAGTCTGCGCAGACCCTGGCCGTGCGCCGCGGGCACCAGCGCCTGACCCCGGAACATCTGCTGAAGACGCTGCTGGACGACAAGGAAGGCCTTGCCGCCAACCTGATCCGTGCGGCGGGCGGCGACCCCAAGGCGGCGCTGTCGGCGGTCGACGCCGAACTGGACAAGCTGCCGAAGGTCGAGGGCAGCGGCGCCGGTCAGCTCTATCTGACGCCCGAACTCTCCCGCGTGTTCGAACAGGCGGAGAAGGTCGCCGAGAAGGCCGGCGACAGCTTCGTCACCGCCGAACGCATCCTGCTGGCGCTGGCCATGGCCGACGGCACCCCGTCCGGCAAGGCGTTGAAGTCCGCCGGCGTGACGCCGCAGGCGCTGAACACCGCCATCAACGACATCCGCAAGGGCCGCACCGCCGACAGCGCCAGCGCCGAGCAGGGCTATGACGCGCTGAAGAAGTACGCCCGCGACCTGACCGCCGCGGCGCGCGACGGCAAGCTCGACCCCGTGATCGGCCGCGACGAGGAAATCCGCCGCACCATCCAGGTGCTGGCCCGCCGCACCAAGAACAACCCCGTCCTGATCGGCGAGCCCGGCGTCGGCAAGACCGCCATCGTCGAGGGGCTGGCCCAGCGCATCGTCAAGGGCGACGTGCCGGAAGGCTTGAAGAACAAGCAGCTGCTGTCGCTCGACCTCGGCGCGCTGGTCGCCGGCGCCAAGTATCGCGGCGAGTTCGAGGAGCGGCTGAAGGCGGTGCTGTCGGAAATCCAGGCCGCGGCCGGCGAGATCGTCGTCTTCATCGACGAGCTGCACACGCTGGTCGGCGCCGGCAAATCCGACGGCGCGATGGACGCCTCCAACATGCTGAAGCCCGCGCTGGCGCGCGGCGAGCTGCATTGCGTCGGCGCCACCACGCTGGACGAATTCCGCAAGTATATTGAGAAGGACGCGGCGCTGGCCCGGCGCTTCCAGCCGGTCTTCGTGTCGGAGCCGACGGTGGAGGACACCATCTCCATCCTGCGCGGCCTGAAGGAGCGCTATGAGGTCCACCATGGCGTGCGCATCACCGACAGCGCCATCGTCTCGGCGGCGACCCTGTCCAACCGCTACATCACCGACCGCTTCCTGCCCGACAAGGCTATCGACCTGATCGACGAGGCGGCGAGCCGCCTGCGCATGGCGGTGGACAGCAAGCCGGAGGCCATCGACGAGCTGGACCGCCGCATCATCCAGCTGAAGATCGAGCGCGAGGCGCTGAAGCGCGAGCAGGATGCCGCGTCGCGCGACCGCCTGACCAACCTGGAGCGCGAACTGTCCGATCTGGAGCAGGAATCGGCCGAGCTGACCGCCAAGTGGCAGGCCGAGAAGGACCAGCTGCAGGGCGCGCAGAAGATCAAGGAGGATCTGGAGAAGGCCCGCACCGAACTGGAGACTTCGCAGCGTGACGGCAACTGGGGCCGCGCGGGCGAGCTGGCCTATGGCGTCATTCCGGGCCTGGAGAAGGCCTTGAAGGATGCCGAGGAGCATGCCAGCAGCCGCATGCTGAACGAGGAAGTGCGCGACAGCGACATCGCCGCGGTGGTCAGCCGCTGGACCGGCGTGCCGGTCGACAAGATGCTGGCCGGCGAGCGCGAGAAGCTGCTGGCGATGGAGGAGAAGCTGCGCGGCCGGGTCATCGGCCAGGACGAGGCCATCGTCGCCGTGTCCAACGCCGTGCGCCGGGCGCGGGCCGGCTTGCAGGACCCGAACCGTCCGATCGGCTCCTTCCTGTTCCTGGGTCCGACCGGCGTCGGCAAGACAGAGCTGACCAAGGCGCTGGCCGAATTCCTGTTCGACGACGAGACGGCGATGGTCCGGCTCGACATGTCCGAATACATGGAAAAGCACTCCGTCGCCCGCATGATCGGCGCGCCTCCGGGCTATGTCGGCTATGAGGAAGGCGGGGCGCTGACCGAGGCGGTGCGCCGCCGGCCCTATCAGGTCGTGCTGTTCGACGAGGTGGAAAAGGCCCACCCAGACGTCTTCAACGTGCTGCTGCAGGTGCTGGACGATGGCCGGCTGACCGACGGGCAGGGTCGCACCGTCGATTTCCGCAACGTCGTCATCATCATGACCTCCAACCTCGGCTCGCAGGCGCTGGCCGAACAGCCGGAGGGCGAGGACAGCGCTGCGGTGCGCGACGAGGTGATGGAAGCCGTCCGTGCCCATTTCCGGCCGGAATTCCTGAACCGCCTGGACGAGATCCTGCTGTTCCACCGGCTCGACCGCCGGCATATGGGCGGCATCGTCAAGATCCAGCTGGGCCGCCTGACGAAGATGCTCGCCGACCGCGAGATCACACTGACGGTGGACGAGGCCGCGACCGAATGGCTGGCGGAGGCCGGCTATGACCCGGTGTATGGCGCCCGTCCGCTGAAGCGGGTGATCCAGCGCGAGTTGCAGAACCCGATGGCAACCCTGATCCTGGAAGGCCGCATCAAGGACGGCCAGACGGTGGCGGTCGGGGCCGAAGGCGGCTCCCTGACCATCGACGGCCAGCCGGTGAGCGGGCTGGTTCGCAAAGGGTGA
- a CDS encoding NUDIX domain-containing protein, with the protein MTDLAASSTSTRTTAPTTKPSPVPAHHAMPRTMTARLLRLAWTLRGVWHQIARPLTMGVRAIIIDESDPEGRRVLLIRHSYVDGWHLPGGGVGRGETLADAMQREVREEVGLIADRPAQPFGIYARFRNGASDHVAVYVVQGWSGSPKADGVEIVEARFFPLDQLPAGLSPATGRRLEEFLGHRPVAERW; encoded by the coding sequence ATGACCGATTTGGCCGCCTCCAGCACCAGCACGCGCACCACCGCCCCCACCACCAAACCTTCGCCGGTTCCCGCCCACCACGCCATGCCACGGACCATGACGGCCCGACTGCTTCGTCTCGCGTGGACCCTGCGCGGGGTCTGGCACCAGATCGCCCGGCCGCTGACCATGGGGGTGCGGGCGATCATCATCGACGAGTCGGACCCGGAGGGCAGGCGCGTTCTGCTGATCCGGCACAGCTATGTCGATGGCTGGCATCTGCCGGGCGGCGGCGTCGGACGCGGGGAGACGCTGGCCGACGCCATGCAGCGCGAGGTGCGGGAAGAGGTCGGGCTGATCGCCGACCGTCCCGCTCAGCCTTTCGGCATCTACGCCCGCTTCCGCAACGGCGCGAGCGACCATGTGGCGGTTTATGTCGTGCAGGGCTGGAGCGGCAGCCCGAAGGCGGACGGGGTGGAGATCGTGGAAGCCCGATTCTTCCCACTCGATCAGCTGCCGGCAGGGCTGTCGCCGGCCACCGGACGGCGGCTGGAGGAATTTCTGGGGCACCGCCCGGTCGCCGAACGCTGGTAA
- a CDS encoding endonuclease domain-containing protein produces MRDPVLKHRARGMRTLPTDAERRLWQYLRNGQLGGWRFRRQHQIPPYILDFACLEVCLAVEVDGGQHADSGYDEARTAFLKDRGWRVLRFWNNDVLRNPEGVAANVLEALGGRRNADTCPHPDPPPLGGGGK; encoded by the coding sequence ATGCGCGACCCCGTCCTCAAGCACCGAGCCCGCGGCATGCGCACGCTGCCGACCGACGCCGAACGGCGCCTGTGGCAGTACCTGCGCAACGGCCAGCTTGGCGGCTGGCGGTTTCGACGTCAGCATCAGATCCCTCCCTATATCCTTGATTTCGCCTGCCTGGAGGTCTGCCTTGCGGTGGAGGTCGACGGCGGGCAGCATGCCGACTCCGGCTATGACGAGGCGCGCACCGCGTTTCTGAAGGATCGTGGTTGGAGGGTACTCAGGTTCTGGAACAACGATGTTCTTCGCAACCCGGAGGGGGTGGCAGCGAACGTGCTGGAGGCTTTGGGAGGGCGCAGAAACGCTGACACTTGCCCCCACCCTGACCCTCCCCCGCTGGGCGGGGGAGGGAAATAG
- a CDS encoding aspartate aminotransferase family protein, which produces MTAPVSTAGNSAASRDKAFVLHPYTNLDAHETQGPMIIERGEGIRVFDDGGRDYIEGMASLWCVSLGWGEERLVQAATKQMRQLSTYHIFGHKSHEPGIDLAEKLIGLAPVPMSKVFFANSGSEANDTAIKLIWYYNNALGRPEKKKILSRQRAYHGVTVATASLTGLPNNHRDFDLPIARIIHGDCPHHYRNALEGESEEAFATRLAEQLEALILAEGPDTVAAMFAEPVMGAGGVVVPPATYFAKIQPVLKKYDILLVADEVICGFGRTGNFWGSQTVGMQPDILTCAKQLSSGYLPISAVMVTDAIYRACVDESRKIGTFGHGYTYSAHPVAAAVALETLNIYEERDIVGHVRSVAPAFQSRLKALAGHPLVGEARGIGLIGALELVADKATKAPFDLPGRAGALVNGLAQDNGLIVRAMGDSIALCPPLVISEAEIHETFDRLTKALDAAVPVLRG; this is translated from the coding sequence ATGACCGCTCCCGTCAGCACCGCCGGCAATTCCGCCGCCAGCCGCGACAAGGCCTTCGTCCTCCATCCCTACACCAACCTGGATGCCCACGAGACGCAGGGGCCGATGATCATCGAGCGCGGCGAAGGCATCCGCGTCTTCGACGACGGCGGCCGGGATTACATCGAGGGGATGGCCAGCCTGTGGTGCGTCTCGCTCGGCTGGGGTGAGGAGCGGCTGGTCCAGGCGGCGACCAAGCAGATGCGGCAGCTGTCCACCTATCACATCTTCGGTCACAAGTCGCACGAACCCGGCATCGATCTGGCGGAAAAGCTGATCGGGCTGGCGCCGGTGCCGATGTCGAAGGTCTTCTTCGCCAATTCAGGCTCGGAAGCCAACGACACTGCGATCAAGCTGATCTGGTACTACAACAACGCGCTCGGCCGGCCGGAGAAGAAGAAGATCCTCTCGCGCCAGCGCGCCTATCACGGCGTGACGGTGGCGACCGCCAGCCTGACCGGGCTGCCCAACAACCACCGCGACTTCGACCTGCCGATCGCCCGCATCATCCACGGCGACTGCCCGCACCATTACCGCAACGCGCTTGAGGGCGAGAGCGAGGAGGCCTTCGCCACCCGTCTCGCCGAACAGCTGGAGGCGCTGATCCTGGCCGAGGGGCCGGACACCGTCGCCGCCATGTTCGCCGAGCCGGTCATGGGCGCCGGCGGCGTCGTGGTGCCGCCCGCGACCTACTTCGCCAAGATCCAGCCGGTGTTGAAGAAATACGACATCCTGCTGGTCGCCGACGAGGTGATCTGCGGATTCGGCCGCACCGGCAATTTCTGGGGCAGCCAGACCGTGGGCATGCAGCCGGACATCCTGACCTGCGCCAAGCAGCTGTCGTCCGGCTATCTGCCGATCTCCGCCGTCATGGTGACCGACGCGATCTATCGCGCCTGCGTCGACGAGAGCCGGAAGATCGGCACCTTCGGCCACGGCTACACCTACTCCGCCCATCCGGTGGCGGCGGCGGTGGCGCTGGAGACGCTGAACATCTACGAGGAACGCGACATCGTCGGCCATGTCCGCTCGGTCGCCCCGGCCTTCCAGTCGCGGCTGAAGGCGCTGGCCGGGCATCCGCTGGTCGGCGAGGCGCGCGGCATCGGCCTGATCGGCGCGCTGGAACTGGTGGCCGACAAGGCGACCAAGGCCCCGTTCGACCTGCCCGGCCGCGCCGGCGCGCTGGTCAACGGTCTGGCCCAGGACAACGGCCTGATTGTCCGCGCCATGGGTGATTCCATCGCGCTCTGTCCGCCGCTGGTGATCTCGGAGGCGGAGATCCACGAGACCTTCGACCGCCTGACCAAGGCGCTCGACGCCGCGGTGCCGGTCCTGCGGGGGTAA